GAACGACAGCACGCTCATCCGCACGACCACCGCCGAGTCGCCGCTGGCGACGTCCAGGCCGACGATGTCGAGCGCGGGCGTGAGCGGGGTGGCGACGATGCCGTACCCGGCGTCGCCGGCGGGGTCGGCGACGAGCGGGCAGCCGGCCGCGGAGGCGGGGCTCGCGACGGTGAGGGCGAGGAGCGCGGCAAGGGCGTAGGGGACCCGGCGCATGGCGTGCCTTCCTGTGGGGGGAATGGGGCGGCACACGATAGGCCGGGCCCCCGCCCGGCGTCAGGGGGGTTCGCTATGCCGCCGGGACGCAGCTCGGCGTCTGGTCGAGGTACGTCCCGTGCGTCGCGGCCGCGTCGGCGTTGGCGAACAGTGGGCTCGTCGAGGCGGTGATCCGCTGGAACGTCGCGGTGCCCGGCGTCGCGAGCTCAGGGAACGACGTCCTGGGCAGGGTCCACGTGATCGTCGCGGCGGGCACGTCCACGGCGTAGGTGACGGGGATGCCGCTCGCGTCCGCGACGTACGTCCCGGACAGCGTGGGGCGCCGTAGCGTGACGCCGTAGTGCGGTCCCGTCGGAGCCAGCGCCCAGCCCACCGCCCACTTGACCCCGCCGCTCATGCGCGGGTCGGGGTCCAGTGACGCGACGCGCAGGACGACGACGACCGTCGTCGACCCGGACGCGATGTCGGCGCTGAGGATGTCGAGCTGGTCCGACTCCATCCCGGGGATGATCGTGGAGCGACCGTCGCCGCGCTGGTCGACGAGCAGGTTGCACGTCGTGGCGTGCGACGGCGTCGCGACCGTCAGGGCGAGGAGCGCGGCGAGAGCGTAGGGGATCCGGCGCATGGCGTGTGCCTTCCAGCTGGGAGTAGGGCGGCACACGGTAGGCGGGGCCTCATACCGGCGTAAGGGGGGTTACTCGTACGCGTGCTCCGGCGCGGGGTAGACGCCGTCGCGGACCTCCGTCGCGAACTGCTGCGCGGCGTCGGTGAGCAGGCCGCGCAGGTCGGCGTACCGCTTCACGAACCGCGGCCCCGGCGTCGGCGTCAGGCCCATGAGGTCCTGCCACACGAGCACCTGCGCGTCGCACGCCGCGCCCGCGCCGATGCCGATCGTCGGGATCGCGAGCGACGCCGTGACGCGCGCCGCGAGGTCGGCGGGCACGCACTCCAGGACGATCGCGAACGCCCCCGCCTCCTGCAGCGATTTCGCGTCGGCGAGCAGCCGCTCGCCCGCCTCGCCGCGGCCCTGGACCTTGAACCCGCCGAACGCGTTCACCGACTGCGGCGTCAGCCCGAGGTGGCCCATGACGGGTACGCCGGAGGAGACGATGGCCTCCACCTGCGGCAGCACCCGCGCGCCGCCCTCGAGCTTGACCGCGTGCGCGCGACCCTCCTGCAGGAACCGGGCCGCGTTCGAGACGGCCTGCGGCACCGACGCCTGGTACGAGCCGAACGGCATGTCCGCCACGACGAGCGCCCGCGCCGCGCCGCGCGTGACAGCGCGCACCAGCGGTACGAGGTCGTCGACCGTGACCGGCAGCGTGGAGTCGTAGCCGTACACGACCATCGCGGCGCTGTCGCCGACGAGCAGGACGGGGATACCGGCCTCGTCGAGGACCCGGGCGGTGAGGGCGTCGTACGCCGTGAGCATCGGCCAGCGCTCGCCGCGGGTCTTCGCGGCCTGGACGTCGAGGACGGTGACGCGGCGGCCGGGGGAGCCGCCGTAGAGCGTTGCGGTCATGGTGACCACCTGTCTGTCATCGAGGCTCCCGATGGAGTCCCCGTGCGCGCACAATGCTGACATGCGCGCGCCCGCTTGGGCAGTACCCGTTCTGGTCATCTCCGCGTGCGCCTCGCCGGCGAAGCCCGCCGCGGCCCCCACTCCGAGGGCCGAGATCGCCGCGACGTGGGAGGTCGAGCGGTCGGACCCCGCGAGCAGCGAGTTCGAGCTCGCGTACGTCGTCGCCGCCTGCACGGTCCTCAAGAAGCTCGGGGTCGTCGAAGAGGCGGCCCGGGTCGTCGTCACGCTCGACCTCGGCGGCCGCGAGGGGAAGGACTGCACGGAGCCGGTCCGCAAGCACCGCGTCGTACGGCTCGCCGCCCCGCTCGGCGACCGCCCGCTCTACGACGGCGGCGTCACTCCGCCCGCCCGCGTACATACCGATACGAAACGGTAGCGTATCGATATCTGGTACGGTGGACGCCATGTCCCCCGAGCAGGTCTACGCGAAGCGCTGGTGGACCCTGGGAGTGCTCTGCGTCAGCCTCCTCGTGGTCGGCCTCGACAACACGATCCTCAACGTCGCCATCCCCACGCTCCAGGACGAGCTGCACGCCACCCAGGGCGACATCGAGTGGATCATCGACAGCTACGTCCTCGTCTTCGCCGGCCTGCTGCTGACGATGGGCGCCATCGGCGACAAGTTCGGGCGGCGCAGGGCGCTGACGTACGGCCTGCTGGTGTTCGGGCTCGGCTCGGTCGTCAGCGCGTTCGCGACCTCGGCCAACGACCTCATCGCGGCCCGCGCGCTCATGGGTGTCGGCGGCGCGCTGATCATGCCGTCGACGCTGTCGATCCTCACGAACGTCTTCCCGCCCGCCGAGCGCGGCCGCGCCATCGCGATCTGGGCCGGCGTCTCCGGCCTCGGCGTCGGCATCGGCCCGATCGCCGGCGGCCTGCTGCTCGAGCACTTCTGGTGGGGGTCGGTCTTCCTCGTCAACGTCCCCGTCGTCATCGGGGCACTCGTGGCCGGGCGCTTCCTCGTGCCCGAGTCGAAGGACCAGCACGCGCCGCGCCTTGACCCGCTCGGCGCGCTGCTCTCCATCGCGGGTCTCAGCGCGATCGTGTACGCCATCATCGAGGCCCCCACCCAGGGGTGGACGTCGCCGGAGACGCTCGGCGCGGGAGCGCTCGGCATCGTCATCCTCGTGGCGTTCGTGATCAGCGAGGCGCGCAGCGACCACCCGATGCTGCCGATCGAGTTCTTCAAGAACCCTCGCTTCTCCGCGGGCTCGGGGTCGGTGACGCTGGCGTTCTTCGCGCTGTTCGGGACGACGCTGCTGCTCACGCAGTACCAGCAGATCGTCCGCGGCTACAGCGCGTTCGAGGCGGGCCTG
The Frankiaceae bacterium genome window above contains:
- a CDS encoding DHA2 family efflux MFS transporter permease subunit, with amino-acid sequence MSPEQVYAKRWWTLGVLCVSLLVVGLDNTILNVAIPTLQDELHATQGDIEWIIDSYVLVFAGLLLTMGAIGDKFGRRRALTYGLLVFGLGSVVSAFATSANDLIAARALMGVGGALIMPSTLSILTNVFPPAERGRAIAIWAGVSGLGVGIGPIAGGLLLEHFWWGSVFLVNVPVVIGALVAGRFLVPESKDQHAPRLDPLGALLSIAGLSAIVYAIIEAPTQGWTSPETLGAGALGIVILVAFVISEARSDHPMLPIEFFKNPRFSAGSGSVTLAFFALFGTTLLLTQYQQIVRGYSAFEAGLRVLPVAVALLAFAPNSAKMAARFGTKRVVASGLTLLAITLASLRLFEVGTPYWKLGLVYFFMGAGMAHVVAPATEAIMGALPRNRAGVGSAVNDTTRQVGGALGVAILGSLLHSAYLAHVRPVLDALPAERRAEAADSLVETMRVASETLGPNAAGVIHGAKVAFTDAMGTVALVAAGFALLGALAVVLFLPAQGREEVEELHELGLDAEPVGS
- the panB gene encoding 3-methyl-2-oxobutanoate hydroxymethyltransferase is translated as MTATLYGGSPGRRVTVLDVQAAKTRGERWPMLTAYDALTARVLDEAGIPVLLVGDSAAMVVYGYDSTLPVTVDDLVPLVRAVTRGAARALVVADMPFGSYQASVPQAVSNAARFLQEGRAHAVKLEGGARVLPQVEAIVSSGVPVMGHLGLTPQSVNAFGGFKVQGRGEAGERLLADAKSLQEAGAFAIVLECVPADLAARVTASLAIPTIGIGAGAACDAQVLVWQDLMGLTPTPGPRFVKRYADLRGLLTDAAQQFATEVRDGVYPAPEHAYE